AAAAATATGAAATCTAAAGAACCACTGTACATGTTAGGATATCCGAACGAACATCAGTACAATGGTCAACTTATGTATCAATCTAAAGGTTACTTCCTTAAACCAACTAAAGATTACATTGAATATATCGGACATTTGCATAGAACAGTCGGCTTTTCAGGGTCACCGGTGTTTAATAAAGACAATCACGTTGTCGGCATACATGCACATGGCATACGACCAGAAATAAAAATGAACCACCAATCAACAAGAGACATTTATACAGGCGGTCCACTCCTTACAGGAAAAACAAGAGATTTCATCAATCAACATCGTGAATGATAAGACGAAATTGTTTCACTTCATATATAAGTGGTAAACAATAAATGTATGTAAATATCGAAAGGATGATTATTTATGCCTTGGACAATGGATGATTACCCACAAAGTTGGAAAAATTTCGACGAGCTTAAAAGAAAAAAAGCTATTGATATTGGAAACGCTATGTTGAAAGACGGCTATAAAGAACAAGATACAATCCCTATTGCTACTAAACAAGCTGAAGAATGGTATAAAGATGCATCAAAAGAAGATTTAAACAAACTCAAAAATAAAAAAATCACACAACACGATAAAGATCGTTCTGCAAATCCTAAATTAAATGAGAAAGACGTACATGTATACTTTGAAGACGACGAATGGAAAATTAAAACAGATGGCGCTAAACAAGCAAGCGAAACATTTGATAAGAAAGAAGACGCGATGAAACGTGCTCGAAATATCACATCAAATCGAGATACAGAAATCATCGAGCATAAGAAAAATGAAAATTAAACACAAATAGAGTTAGGACATAAACATCTTAGTTTAATGTTGATAGCCATTAAAGCTCAAGCAATTTATTTACTGTAGATGTCTTTACCAAAAACGCACAATATCTTCTGAGTCTTTGTGCGTTTTATCCATAATTTACCAGAATCGCACAATATCTTCTGAGTCTTCGTGCGTTTTATCCAGATTTTACCAAAATCGCACGATATCTTCTGAGTCTTCGTGCGTTTTATCCATAATTTACCAGAATCGCACAATATCCTTTGAGTCTTCGTGCGTTTTATCCATATTTTACCAGAATCGCACAATATCTTCTGAGTCTTCGTGCGTTTTGGCCGTAACAATCATTGAACAACGTAATTCTAATTTCACTTGGATTCGTTCTCTACGATTTTGTAAAGTGCTGACGCCCGGGGGAATAGTATGAGAGAGAGACTACAGGCTCGAACCATACCCCCAGGCAAGCATGTACTTTCAAAATCGTAAGATTTTAAAATATAAAAAGATCTCTTCACTAGGCTAACCTAATGAAGAGATTTTTTATTTTGAGAATGATTATTTATGTCCCAGAATCATTGTCATATTATCTATGATTCATTAAAGTTCTAATCATCATTTTATTGATTTGAGAATAATTGATCATCTTTTGGTTGGTTTTCTAAATACACAATTTTTCCATTTGCATCTAATCTTGCAATATCTTTACCTTCTTGGGTGTAAACGCCTGTCTCATATCTATTACCACAAATTGCCCAATGTGTTTCGAAACTACCATCTTCGTTTTGTGTCCAACCGTTATGCATATGTTTCAAGTCTTTGTTTGTTGTATACACACTTTTTACAAACTGTGTCCAAGCTTCTTTACCTTTAAATGTCTTATTATTCAATACAAATTCAATATCATCACTAAATAATGCATTTAACTTCTGGAAACTTTCTTCACTATATCTTGCTTCATCAAATAATATAAAATAGTCCTCTAATATTTTCATTTATTCACCTTCTTTTCATGTGATTATATCTTGCACATCGTTGGAAATAAATGATATCGACTTATGATTTAAATAACAAAATAAAATAAAACAATTAAACATATAAATAATAACAAGACACTTGTAAAGAATATCCACCCTTTATTTAATTCAGATTGATTTCGATTATTTTTAGACAGCATTGAATATATCATGCCGTCTTTCCCCATTAATATGATGATAGAATATGCTAATAATATAAATAGAATAATGGCTAAAATAATAAATAATAAGTACATATGTTACACCCCTTTTTTCAAGTGCATCTATCTTACTATCCATTATAGTATATATTGTAACTATACACTCAATCATTCGATGTAAATGAAACTAGGATGAGATATAAATGTCCTAAACTCTAGATTTTTATAAGATTTTCTAAATAAACCAACTTGTTTGTACGTTTGGACCTAATACATTAGCATCTACATTTTGATCAAGTTCTTCTGAGTAATAACTATCTGTATACTGCCACAGTACGTGCTCTCTTTCAGGTTGTGCATCTTGATATGCTGCTAACCAATATCCGTCATATGACTGTACAGCAGTAGCGGTATGATTCAGCATAAAGTCTTCGTATGAATATAATAGTACTTTCTTATTTCCTGAATACTTTCTCATTTCATCTAACCATGCTTGTGTGCTCTCATCAGAGGTTCCTGATGTTACAGTTTCTTCTTCGTAATCATTAATGTAGAAGCTTGCGTTTGGTGCTCTATTGTACAATGCCTTTGCTTCTGTTCTTGCATCGCTAGCATTTTCGTACATACTATATGAATAGACACCATATTTCATATTATTTTCTGCTAATAATTTTGAGTTTGTTGCAAAAGTTGCATCTTTATAATCTGAACCATATTGTGCTCTTAATATTATAAAATCATAATTCGCTTTTAATTTTTTAACATGAGCGGATGTTAATGCTCCTTGCCACTCTGATAAATCTAGTATTGACTGATCTTTAGGAACGACTGCCGCTTCTTCAGTTTCTTGATTTTTTCTCAGTTGTGTATCTTTTTTATTTTCTATGTATTTCTTATAGCCATTACCCATTGTACCTTCTTCTTTTGATGCTTCTGCTACTTTTGATGATGTATTTATCATAATCATCAATAAAGTTATAGCTATTATGACACGCACAATTCTTTTAGACATTTAAATACTCCTTTTACTGTTATGGAAAACTCAATTATATTTTATCTATTATAGGGTTACCATTCTCATCTAATAAAGGCGTTAAACTGCTTCCAGGTCCTACCCATGCATGTATGTAATTTACACCTGTTTCACGATCTACTATTACAGAGAATCTACCTAATGACTTAACTGTTTCTTTAGATTTTACGTAAAATCTTTCGTTATTTTCTTGATTGCTCTCTTTATTACCAAACATCTGATTCACTCCTTTTCACATGTAATGGTATAATATTTGCTACTATATTTAAATGATAGGAGAATATTTTTATGAAAATTATTGATTCTTTTGACAAATTAAACGAAAAAATTAATGCACATGCATTCACTTTAATATATGTTTCTAGTGAAAATTGTTCAGTATGTAAAGCTGATCACCCAATCGTGCAAAGAATGACTGAAGATTATCAAATTCCAGCTTATGAAATTGTTGCCGATCAAGTACCTGAAGCAGTTGGACAATTAAACTTGTTCACTTCACCCGTTGTATTACTTTATTACAATCAAAAAGAAGTCCATCGACAAGCCCGAATAATAGACTTTGATGAACTTCAATATCGTATTGAACAAATTACAAATTTATAACATTACTCGACTATTGTATAAAAATCAATTTTAGTTATCATACCATTTCCATCAGATGTGAAGGCAATTTTGTAACCATTTAAATCATAAGAATATTGACCTACTATACTACGAGGACTTCCAGTTTTAGTATAATCAAATCCATAAGATTCTCTAACATCATCTATAGATAAGTTAAATTGATTAGCGTTCGTCGGTTGTGCATTTGCATCTAAACCGTAATTACTATAGACATTTAAATTCTGATCATATAAATTAATATTTTTAGCTTCATCTTGATGTTCTTTAGCATAATCTTCATGTGCTGGTGTTTCATAACCATTTAATGAAAA
This portion of the Mammaliicoccus vitulinus genome encodes:
- a CDS encoding DUF2188 domain-containing protein, producing the protein MPWTMDDYPQSWKNFDELKRKKAIDIGNAMLKDGYKEQDTIPIATKQAEEWYKDASKEDLNKLKNKKITQHDKDRSANPKLNEKDVHVYFEDDEWKIKTDGAKQASETFDKKEDAMKRARNITSNRDTEIIEHKKNEN
- a CDS encoding nuclear transport factor 2 family protein, which translates into the protein MKILEDYFILFDEARYSEESFQKLNALFSDDIEFVLNNKTFKGKEAWTQFVKSVYTTNKDLKHMHNGWTQNEDGSFETHWAICGNRYETGVYTQEGKDIARLDANGKIVYLENQPKDDQLFSNQ
- a CDS encoding GH25 family lysozyme — encoded protein: MSKRIVRVIIAITLLMIMINTSSKVAEASKEEGTMGNGYKKYIENKKDTQLRKNQETEEAAVVPKDQSILDLSEWQGALTSAHVKKLKANYDFIILRAQYGSDYKDATFATNSKLLAENNMKYGVYSYSMYENASDARTEAKALYNRAPNASFYINDYEEETVTSGTSDESTQAWLDEMRKYSGNKKVLLYSYEDFMLNHTATAVQSYDGYWLAAYQDAQPEREHVLWQYTDSYYSEELDQNVDANVLGPNVQTSWFI
- a CDS encoding DUF6440 family protein, which codes for MFGNKESNQENNERFYVKSKETVKSLGRFSVIVDRETGVNYIHAWVGPGSSLTPLLDENGNPIIDKI
- a CDS encoding thioredoxin family protein; this translates as MKIIDSFDKLNEKINAHAFTLIYVSSENCSVCKADHPIVQRMTEDYQIPAYEIVADQVPEAVGQLNLFTSPVVLLYYNQKEVHRQARIIDFDELQYRIEQITNL
- the isaB gene encoding immunodominant staphylococcal antigen IsaB family protein, with product MNKFSKIFVSSGLALASVFTVGAASNGNTVEAASDSNMESQASQPYTSYYNGYASYDPGFFITDTFKKGFESGNFSLNGYETPAHEDYAKEHQDEAKNINLYDQNLNVYSNYGLDANAQPTNANQFNLSIDDVRESYGFDYTKTGSPRSIVGQYSYDLNGYKIAFTSDGNGMITKIDFYTIVE